The Acidobacteriota bacterium genome has a segment encoding these proteins:
- the coaBC gene encoding bifunctional phosphopantothenoylcysteine decarboxylase/phosphopantothenate--cysteine ligase CoaBC produces the protein MSNVVLGVTGSIAAYRAADLVREFRRRGHRVRVVMTRAAQAFVSPLTFETLSGERVTTHALEQPEEWSVEHVGLARWGEALVVAPATANVLAKMACGIADDSLTTLCLAFEGPVMVAPAMNPSMWRHPAVRENCKTLEARGVRFVAPAPGVMACGEEGVGRLAEVEGIANAVEHHLARGRLAGKNVLVTAGATAEPLDRVRVFSNRSSGKMGYALAEGAYRRGANVALISGPTPLVPPAGVEVVRVTSGEEMFAALKKLLRKPAAGRDKADVLVMAAAVSDVRPKTPRRTKAKKRDLPQTVAMAPVRDILEDTAPLRKRVWTLGFAAEESSRLEQGALGKLRKKHLDAVLANPVSKNGVGFESDENEGILLLASGRRVRIERGSKAEVAGRIWDAVEEALGRGRSAARGKREKPSSKNS, from the coding sequence ATGAGTAACGTCGTTTTGGGCGTCACGGGAAGCATCGCCGCCTACCGGGCGGCCGACCTGGTGCGGGAGTTCCGCCGCCGCGGTCACCGCGTGCGCGTCGTCATGACGCGGGCGGCGCAGGCGTTCGTTTCGCCGCTTACGTTCGAGACGCTCTCGGGCGAGCGCGTGACCACCCATGCGCTCGAGCAGCCGGAGGAGTGGTCGGTCGAGCACGTGGGCCTCGCCCGCTGGGGCGAAGCCCTCGTCGTCGCCCCCGCCACCGCCAACGTGCTCGCGAAGATGGCCTGCGGGATCGCCGACGATTCTCTCACGACGCTCTGCCTCGCATTCGAGGGGCCCGTCATGGTGGCGCCCGCCATGAACCCTTCGATGTGGAGGCATCCGGCGGTGCGCGAAAATTGCAAGACGCTCGAAGCGCGCGGCGTCAGGTTCGTCGCCCCCGCGCCGGGCGTCATGGCCTGCGGCGAGGAGGGCGTCGGCCGGCTGGCCGAGGTCGAAGGCATCGCAAACGCGGTGGAGCATCACTTGGCCCGGGGGCGGCTTGCCGGAAAGAACGTCCTCGTCACGGCGGGTGCTACGGCCGAGCCGCTCGACCGCGTGCGCGTTTTTTCGAACCGCTCGTCGGGCAAGATGGGCTACGCCCTCGCCGAGGGGGCCTACCGCCGCGGCGCGAACGTGGCGCTCATTTCCGGCCCGACGCCCCTCGTGCCTCCGGCGGGGGTCGAAGTCGTCCGCGTCACCTCGGGCGAGGAAATGTTCGCCGCCCTCAAGAAGCTCCTTCGCAAGCCCGCGGCGGGCCGGGACAAGGCGGACGTTCTCGTGATGGCCGCGGCCGTCTCGGACGTCCGCCCGAAAACGCCGCGGCGCACGAAGGCCAAGAAACGGGATTTGCCCCAAACGGTCGCGATGGCGCCCGTCCGCGACATCCTTGAGGATACGGCGCCGCTTCGAAAGCGCGTCTGGACGCTCGGCTTCGCGGCCGAGGAATCTTCCCGGCTGGAGCAGGGGGCGCTTGGCAAGTTGCGCAAGAAGCACCTCGACGCCGTTTTGGCCAATCCCGTGTCCAAGAACGGCGTCGGGTTCGAGAGTGACGAAAACGAGGGAATCCTCCTTCTTGCTTCCGGGCGCCGCGTCCGGATTGAGCGGGGCTCGAAGGCCGAGGTCGCCGGACGCATATGGGACGCCGTCGAGGAGGCCCTGGGCCGGGGGCGAAGCGCCGCCCGCGGGAAGCGGGAAAAACCCTCTTCAAAGAATTCATAG
- a CDS encoding UDP-glucose/GDP-mannose dehydrogenase family protein, whose amino-acid sequence MKIAVIGTGYVGLAAGAGFSEFGFQVACVDIDEKKIQQLKEGRLPIYEPGLEDIVQRGQREGRLRFTVDLEEAVREAQVIFLAVGTPSAPDGSVDLEALFAAAESVARAMAKSADFQVVAVKSTVPVGTCRRLKKFLSERLPEGRPFAVASNPEFLREGSAVQDFLRPDRVVLGSDSEEALSVMKKAYDALYLIETPFVITSFETAELVKYATNAFLATKVSFINEIAGFCDAVGADVHMVARALGLDGRISRKFLHPGPGFGGSCFPKDTRALVRMGSEHRSPFRIVEAALEANERLAERMVQKIEALAGDLRGKRVGVLGLAFKPNTDDVRESPALRVAAALLKRGARVKAYDPEAMENAKRVLKGVGYANDPYEVAEGSHVLVLLTEWNQFRKLDLERIRKSMAEANFADLRNVYEPEELRAAGFRSVGVGRQGSLSGGV is encoded by the coding sequence ATGAAAATCGCAGTTATCGGTACCGGTTACGTGGGCCTCGCGGCGGGCGCGGGATTTTCGGAGTTCGGATTCCAGGTCGCATGCGTGGACATTGACGAGAAGAAGATTCAGCAGCTCAAGGAAGGGCGTCTGCCCATTTACGAGCCCGGCCTCGAGGACATCGTGCAGCGCGGCCAGCGCGAGGGGCGCCTTCGCTTCACGGTCGACCTCGAGGAAGCCGTGCGCGAGGCGCAGGTCATCTTCCTGGCCGTCGGAACGCCCTCGGCCCCGGACGGGTCGGTCGATCTCGAGGCGCTGTTTGCGGCGGCGGAATCGGTGGCGCGCGCCATGGCGAAGTCAGCGGACTTTCAGGTGGTGGCGGTAAAGAGCACCGTTCCGGTGGGCACGTGCCGCCGTCTCAAGAAGTTCTTGTCGGAGCGCCTTCCCGAGGGCCGGCCGTTCGCGGTGGCCTCGAACCCCGAGTTCCTGCGCGAGGGCTCGGCCGTGCAGGATTTCCTGCGCCCGGACCGGGTCGTGCTCGGAAGCGACAGCGAGGAGGCGCTCTCCGTGATGAAGAAGGCTTACGACGCGCTCTACCTCATCGAGACGCCGTTCGTGATTACCTCGTTCGAGACGGCCGAGCTCGTCAAGTACGCGACGAACGCGTTCCTGGCCACCAAGGTCTCGTTCATCAACGAGATCGCGGGCTTCTGCGACGCCGTGGGAGCCGACGTGCACATGGTCGCGCGCGCCCTCGGCCTCGACGGGCGGATTAGCAGAAAGTTTCTTCACCCGGGCCCGGGCTTCGGCGGCTCGTGCTTTCCCAAGGACACGCGCGCCCTCGTCCGCATGGGGAGCGAGCACCGGAGTCCGTTTCGAATCGTGGAGGCCGCCCTCGAAGCGAACGAGCGCCTGGCGGAGCGCATGGTTCAGAAGATAGAGGCCTTGGCGGGCGACCTTCGGGGAAAGCGGGTGGGCGTTTTGGGGCTTGCGTTCAAGCCCAACACCGACGACGTGCGCGAGTCACCGGCGCTGCGCGTCGCCGCGGCGCTTCTCAAGCGGGGCGCGCGCGTCAAGGCCTACGACCCCGAAGCCATGGAGAATGCGAAGCGAGTCCTGAAGGGCGTCGGCTACGCGAACGATCCCTACGAGGTCGCGGAGGGAAGCCATGTGCTCGTGCTCTTGACGGAATGGAACCAATTCCGCAAGCTCGACCTCGAACGAATCCGAAAATCGATGGCGGAGGCCAATTTCGCCGACCTGCGCAACGTTTACGAGCCGGAAGAGCTTCGCGCCGCGGGATTCCGAAGCGTAGGCGTCGGACGACAGGGCTCCCTTTCCGGCGGGGTTTGA
- a CDS encoding GDP-mannose 4,6-dehydratase, translating to MTTYLLTGAAGFIGSHLAQALMSRGANVVGVDDFNDFYDPRLKRRNVAPFLKMEAFRLEEGDIRSLPFLREAFRRERFDAVLHLAARAGVRPSLKDPLLYEETNVRGTLNLLECAREFSVKKFLFASSSSVYGNRKEVPFREDMNVDFPISPYAATKKAGELLCYNTHHLYGMDVTCLRYFTVYGPAQRPEMAIRKFTQALLRGRSIVLYGDGSSERDYTYVDDAVHGTLQALEHLDGFHIYNIGESRTISLKGLAALIESAVGTKAKIEWQPHQPGDVERTYADISLARREIGYDPKTSIEEGVERTVAWCRAEGGPAGAEAATLTGSDKL from the coding sequence ATGACCACCTATCTTCTGACCGGGGCGGCTGGATTTATCGGCTCGCACCTGGCCCAAGCTCTTATGTCTCGGGGCGCGAACGTCGTCGGCGTCGACGACTTCAACGATTTTTATGACCCCCGACTCAAGCGCCGGAACGTGGCCCCCTTCCTCAAGATGGAGGCGTTTCGCCTCGAGGAGGGTGACATCCGCAGCCTGCCTTTCCTGCGCGAGGCCTTTCGCCGGGAGCGCTTCGACGCCGTCCTCCACCTTGCCGCGCGGGCGGGGGTGCGCCCCTCGCTCAAGGACCCGCTCCTGTACGAGGAAACGAACGTCCGTGGCACGCTCAACCTCCTCGAGTGCGCCCGCGAGTTCTCAGTGAAAAAGTTTCTTTTCGCCTCGTCGTCCTCCGTCTACGGGAACCGCAAGGAAGTGCCGTTCCGGGAGGACATGAACGTGGATTTCCCCATCTCGCCCTACGCCGCCACGAAGAAGGCGGGCGAGCTGCTTTGCTACAACACCCACCATCTCTACGGCATGGACGTCACGTGCCTGCGCTACTTCACCGTGTACGGCCCCGCGCAGCGGCCCGAGATGGCGATCCGCAAGTTCACGCAAGCCCTCCTCCGCGGCCGGTCCATCGTTTTGTACGGCGACGGCTCGAGCGAGCGCGACTACACCTACGTCGACGACGCCGTGCACGGCACGCTCCAGGCACTGGAGCACTTGGATGGATTTCATATCTACAACATCGGCGAGTCGCGCACGATCTCGCTGAAAGGCCTGGCGGCCCTCATCGAGAGCGCTGTCGGGACGAAGGCGAAAATCGAGTGGCAGCCGCACCAGCCGGGCGATGTCGAGCGCACCTACGCCGACATATCGCTCGCCCGAAGGGAGATCGGATACGACCCGAAGACTTCCATCGAGGAAGGGGTGGAGCGCACCGTGGCCTGGTGCCGTGCGGAAGGCGGGCCGGCCGGCGCGGAGGCGGCGACCCTCACCGGGTCGGACAAGCTATGA
- a CDS encoding DNA-directed RNA polymerase subunit omega, translating to MSRYLLTRVVAERAKILLQGSHPLIDLGGKLKRPLDIAYEEIRRGLVRVDVSNPRPPAKSGGFASEAGQEDSSRRAPAASLPHEDKARDE from the coding sequence ATGAGCCGGTACCTTCTGACCCGCGTGGTGGCCGAGCGGGCCAAAATCCTGCTTCAGGGGAGCCACCCTCTCATTGATCTCGGGGGAAAGCTCAAGCGGCCCCTTGATATCGCGTACGAGGAAATTCGCCGGGGGCTCGTCCGCGTGGACGTTTCGAATCCCCGGCCGCCGGCGAAGTCCGGGGGATTCGCTTCCGAGGCCGGCCAAGAAGATTCTTCTCGGCGCGCTCCGGCCGCGTCGCTTCCGCACGAGGACAAGGCCCGGGATGAGTAA
- a CDS encoding DUF374 domain-containing protein: MRDALILAVVPRIASAYMRFLYRSMRLRSEGAERMDALLRERRSFILAFWHARLFIMRYAYRDRPEGITTLVSRHRDGELIGRTMECFGHRVLRGSSTRGGVTALREVVRALQGGTTVGFTPDGPRGPRHRAQPGVVQAARLSGAPILPASFSASKKKSSHRGTGFCCRIRSRGDSSFTESPSSCRGTRARRSWRKSAPHWSARSTSSRTMRTGACSEASWAMRGAA; this comes from the coding sequence GTGCGAGACGCCCTCATACTCGCCGTCGTCCCCAGGATTGCGAGTGCATACATGCGCTTTTTGTACCGCTCGATGCGTCTTCGCAGCGAGGGCGCCGAGCGCATGGACGCGCTGCTCCGGGAGCGCAGGTCTTTCATCCTCGCGTTCTGGCACGCCCGCCTCTTTATTATGCGCTACGCCTACCGGGACAGGCCGGAGGGCATCACCACGCTCGTCAGCCGCCACCGGGACGGCGAGCTCATCGGCCGCACCATGGAGTGCTTCGGCCACAGGGTCCTCCGGGGCTCCAGCACGCGGGGCGGCGTGACGGCGCTGCGCGAGGTGGTGCGCGCGCTCCAGGGCGGCACGACCGTGGGCTTTACGCCCGACGGCCCGCGCGGGCCGCGCCACCGCGCGCAGCCGGGTGTCGTGCAGGCGGCCCGCTTGAGCGGGGCGCCGATTCTGCCCGCTTCCTTTTCCGCCTCAAAAAAAAAGTCTTCTCATCGTGGGACCGGTTTCTGTTGCCGTATCCGTTCTCGCGGGGACTCTTCGTTTACGGAGAGCCCATCCTCGTGCCGCGGGACGCGGGCGAGGCGCTCTTGGAGGAAAAGCGCGCCGCACTGGAGCGCGCGCTCAACGAGCTCACGGACTATGCGGACCGGAGCGTGTAGTGAAGCGTCATGGGCGATGCGAGGCGCAGCCTAG
- a CDS encoding YicC family protein, whose translation MPLRSMTGFGRGGAQSKRFRATASVRSLNHRHLEVRVNLNEPFESLEPEARARLEKAFSRGKVDAVLRIESLEEAPAQLRVSAPLVKAWLQEVNELRKDLGVRERVPFAEALRVQGAVEVLPCEIELREEDKSVIFAALDEALEGALSMKRAEGKALEREFFTHLDALEQTVDAIGARADGMVAAHAQKLSDRLREWSEAGDFQADDERILREAALYAERSDIAEEVARLRSHLGQFRTLIDSEERDAGRSLDFLLQEMHREANTLSVKARFDNLMPIVLQLRTSIERLREQARNIE comes from the coding sequence ATGCCTCTTCGTAGCATGACGGGTTTTGGCCGTGGGGGGGCGCAGAGCAAGCGCTTTCGGGCGACGGCGAGCGTCCGCTCTCTCAACCACCGCCATCTCGAGGTTCGCGTGAACCTCAACGAGCCGTTCGAGTCCCTCGAGCCGGAGGCGCGGGCTCGGCTGGAGAAGGCGTTTTCGCGCGGCAAGGTGGACGCGGTGCTTCGGATCGAGTCCCTGGAAGAGGCGCCGGCGCAGCTGCGCGTATCCGCGCCGCTCGTCAAAGCGTGGCTGCAGGAAGTGAACGAGCTCCGCAAGGACCTCGGCGTCCGCGAGCGCGTGCCGTTCGCCGAGGCGCTCCGGGTGCAGGGCGCCGTCGAAGTCCTGCCTTGTGAAATCGAGCTTCGGGAAGAGGACAAGTCCGTGATTTTCGCCGCGCTCGACGAGGCGCTCGAAGGCGCGCTCTCGATGAAGCGCGCCGAGGGCAAGGCGCTTGAGCGGGAATTCTTCACCCACCTCGATGCTTTGGAGCAGACCGTAGACGCGATCGGCGCGCGCGCCGACGGCATGGTCGCGGCCCACGCGCAGAAGCTTTCCGACCGCCTCCGCGAGTGGTCTGAGGCCGGGGATTTCCAGGCCGACGACGAGCGCATACTGCGCGAGGCGGCTCTCTACGCCGAGCGGAGCGACATCGCCGAGGAGGTGGCGCGCCTGCGCAGCCACCTCGGCCAATTTCGCACCCTCATCGATTCGGAGGAGAGGGACGCCGGACGATCGCTCGATTTTCTGCTCCAGGAGATGCACCGCGAGGCCAACACCCTCTCCGTGAAGGCCCGTTTTGACAACCTCATGCCCATAGTTCTGCAATTGCGAACCAGCATCGAGCGGCTCCGCGAACAGGCGCGCAACATCGAATGA
- a CDS encoding HAD family hydrolase gives MRRDAPGPPRLYPGSAPVMIGGREIVGTSGKMPFRAVVFDLFGTLVEVLPLESYRAMVERMADAVGASGSGFLDAWFRSRHERLVGKFASLEDNIRFVLEALGLEARDEGVQEAVRINESFVLGMFQNFKPDALDTVRAIRKCDLLLALMSDCYQTAASGWFETPLAPYFNASIFSCREGARKPDPRLYKRVCHKLRLQPFECLYVGDGGGNELEGAAAAGMTPVLVENDVPDPFVGDATPTGAVHTVRRLSEILALLEEPAP, from the coding sequence ATGAGACGAGACGCACCGGGCCCTCCGAGGCTTTATCCTGGAAGCGCGCCCGTTATGATCGGGGGGCGCGAGATCGTGGGCACGTCGGGGAAGATGCCTTTTCGCGCCGTGGTTTTCGACCTGTTCGGAACGCTTGTCGAGGTGCTGCCACTGGAGAGCTACCGCGCGATGGTGGAGCGGATGGCGGACGCCGTGGGCGCGTCGGGGAGCGGTTTTTTAGACGCATGGTTTCGTTCGCGCCACGAGCGCCTGGTGGGAAAATTCGCCTCGCTCGAGGACAACATCCGCTTCGTTTTGGAAGCTCTCGGCCTCGAGGCGCGGGACGAAGGGGTGCAGGAGGCCGTCAGGATTAACGAGTCGTTCGTGCTCGGCATGTTCCAAAACTTCAAGCCCGACGCGCTCGATACCGTCCGCGCGATCAGAAAGTGCGACCTGCTCCTCGCCCTCATGAGCGACTGCTACCAGACGGCGGCCAGCGGGTGGTTCGAGACGCCGCTTGCTCCGTATTTCAACGCCTCGATCTTTTCGTGTCGTGAGGGCGCGCGAAAGCCCGACCCCCGTCTCTACAAGCGCGTGTGCCACAAGCTACGTCTGCAGCCCTTCGAGTGCCTCTACGTCGGCGACGGCGGCGGGAACGAGCTTGAGGGCGCCGCGGCGGCCGGGATGACCCCGGTCCTTGTCGAAAACGACGTTCCCGACCCGTTCGTGGGAGACGCGACCCCCACGGGCGCGGTCCATACCGTTCGGCGCCTGAGCGAAATTCTCGCGCTTCTTGAGGAGCCGGCTCCTTGA
- a CDS encoding NAD-dependent epimerase/dehydratase family protein, with protein MCRPVARSRAACLVTGGAGFLGSHLVRALVRRGHAVTVLDNFSSGSLENLREVKKAVRVVRGDVREPKDVRRALRGAEWVFHLAALVSVPGSIKRPGETYATNAEGTRLLLEESLRAEVLRVVYASSCAVYGDGLPRAIPEDTPPRPQTPYALSKWMAECYARAYWAMYGLEVVVLRFFNVYGPGQSASSPYSAVVARFSDALVRGRRPFIYGDGRQTRDFVYVGDTVDAFRRAAGRRRAEGRIINIGSGRAVSIRTLFETLARFADGAVRPRCAKARRGDIRRSRASVKAARSVLGFRSRVTLREGLRKTYAWFAEAAAKT; from the coding sequence ATGTGCAGGCCCGTCGCTAGATCCAGAGCGGCTTGCCTCGTTACGGGAGGGGCGGGCTTTCTCGGCTCGCACCTGGTGCGGGCCCTCGTGCGGCGGGGCCACGCGGTGACCGTCCTCGACAATTTCAGCTCGGGCAGCCTCGAAAACCTGCGGGAAGTGAAAAAGGCGGTTCGCGTCGTGCGGGGAGACGTGCGCGAGCCGAAAGATGTTCGCAGGGCGCTCCGGGGCGCGGAGTGGGTTTTCCATCTTGCGGCCCTCGTCTCCGTGCCCGGGTCTATCAAACGGCCCGGGGAGACTTACGCGACGAACGCCGAAGGGACGCGGCTTCTGCTTGAAGAATCTCTTCGCGCGGAGGTTCTGCGCGTCGTCTACGCCTCCTCCTGCGCCGTCTACGGCGACGGTCTCCCCCGCGCCATCCCCGAGGACACCCCTCCCCGCCCGCAGACTCCCTACGCTTTGAGCAAGTGGATGGCGGAGTGCTACGCGCGGGCCTATTGGGCCATGTACGGCCTCGAGGTCGTCGTGCTTCGCTTCTTCAACGTCTACGGCCCCGGCCAGAGCGCGTCGTCGCCGTATTCGGCGGTCGTGGCGCGCTTCTCGGACGCCTTGGTGCGCGGCCGGCGCCCTTTCATCTACGGCGACGGCCGCCAGACCCGCGACTTCGTCTACGTGGGCGACACCGTGGATGCGTTTCGGCGTGCCGCCGGGCGCCGGCGCGCCGAGGGCCGGATTATCAACATCGGAAGCGGCCGCGCCGTTTCCATCCGGACGCTTTTCGAGACGCTTGCGCGTTTTGCGGACGGCGCCGTCAGGCCGCGCTGCGCCAAGGCGAGGCGGGGCGACATTCGCAGATCGCGGGCTTCCGTCAAGGCTGCCCGGAGCGTCCTGGGCTTCCGGTCCAGGGTGACGCTCCGCGAGGGTCTTCGGAAAACGTACGCGTGGTTTGCCGAGGCCGCGGCGAAGACTTAG
- a CDS encoding carbamate kinase, with the protein MKKRRLTVFAFGGNAILPANIDGTQEEQERLAAQAARIMGDILKGGSRLLVVHGNGPQAGNELLRSEEAVTKLPPVTLDYCVAKTKGEMGYLLEKALRNELARRKKSSPVVTVLTVVRVDARDPAFRRPTKPIGPYYTRYRARHLQQEKGWPMVEVEGRGFRRVAASPKPLEILDLAAVRLLLDAGYSVFAGGGGGIPVVRTRRGELRGVEAVVDKDWTAALFAHALDAAWLVNFTEVPQVALHFGTPRQENLLRMTAREARRHLREGHFPPGSMGPKIESTLSFIRRGRGREVLITSARAWKRALRGQSGTRIVRSG; encoded by the coding sequence ATGAAGAAACGGCGCCTCACGGTTTTCGCGTTCGGTGGAAACGCAATACTTCCGGCCAATATAGACGGAACGCAGGAGGAGCAGGAGCGCCTCGCGGCCCAGGCGGCGCGCATCATGGGGGACATCCTGAAAGGCGGCTCCCGCCTCCTCGTGGTGCACGGAAACGGCCCGCAGGCGGGCAACGAGCTCCTGCGCTCCGAGGAGGCCGTCACGAAGCTTCCGCCCGTCACGCTCGACTACTGCGTGGCGAAGACCAAGGGGGAGATGGGCTATCTTCTCGAGAAGGCGCTTCGCAACGAGCTGGCGCGGCGGAAGAAGTCGTCGCCGGTCGTGACGGTGCTCACCGTGGTGCGCGTGGACGCGCGTGACCCGGCCTTCCGCCGCCCCACGAAGCCCATCGGCCCCTACTACACGCGCTACCGCGCGCGGCACCTTCAGCAGGAAAAGGGCTGGCCGATGGTGGAGGTGGAGGGGCGCGGGTTTCGCCGCGTGGCCGCGTCGCCCAAGCCCCTGGAGATTCTGGACCTGGCCGCCGTGCGCCTCCTTTTGGACGCGGGTTATTCCGTCTTTGCCGGAGGAGGCGGGGGCATTCCCGTCGTCCGCACCCGCCGGGGCGAGCTGCGCGGCGTGGAGGCCGTGGTGGACAAGGACTGGACGGCGGCGCTTTTTGCCCACGCCCTCGACGCCGCGTGGCTCGTAAATTTCACCGAAGTGCCGCAGGTGGCGCTTCACTTCGGCACGCCGCGTCAGGAAAACCTTCTGCGAATGACCGCGCGCGAGGCGCGCCGCCACCTGCGCGAAGGGCATTTCCCGCCGGGAAGCATGGGGCCCAAGATCGAGTCGACGCTCTCGTTCATTCGGCGGGGCCGCGGGCGCGAGGTGCTCATTACCTCCGCCCGGGCCTGGAAGCGCGCCCTGCGGGGCCAAAGCGGCACGAGGATTGTGAGGAGTGGGTGA
- the gmk gene encoding guanylate kinase, with the protein MRGIAFVLSAPSGSGKTTIRKRLLRRVNRLAFSVSCTTRPPRRGEREGRDYRFLSEKMFRRRVKQGRFLEWAEVHGCLYGTPREPVERALRAGRDVLLEVDPRGARAVRAALRGRAHVVLALMIPPAVSDLRRRLRGRGGISPEEFERRMRDAKKFVRAWPRYDYIVVNERIGECAAALRAIVEAERLRRVKQEPRVKRFVRELSNAS; encoded by the coding sequence ATGAGGGGCATCGCCTTCGTGCTCTCGGCTCCGTCGGGAAGCGGAAAGACGACGATCCGCAAGCGCCTTCTGCGGCGGGTGAACCGTTTGGCTTTTTCCGTCTCCTGCACCACGAGGCCGCCCCGCCGGGGCGAAAGGGAAGGCCGCGACTATCGCTTTCTTTCGGAGAAAATGTTTCGGCGGAGGGTGAAGCAGGGAAGATTCCTCGAATGGGCCGAGGTGCACGGCTGTCTCTACGGGACGCCGAGGGAGCCTGTGGAGCGGGCGCTTCGGGCGGGGCGGGACGTGCTCCTGGAGGTCGATCCCAGGGGGGCGCGGGCCGTCCGCGCGGCGCTTCGGGGCCGCGCGCACGTGGTGCTCGCGCTGATGATACCGCCGGCAGTTTCGGACCTCCGCCGCCGCCTTCGGGGCCGCGGAGGGATCTCGCCCGAGGAATTTGAGCGAAGGATGCGGGATGCGAAAAAATTCGTGCGCGCCTGGCCGCGCTACGATTACATCGTCGTGAACGAAAGGATTGGCGAGTGCGCGGCGGCGCTTCGGGCCATCGTCGAGGCCGAGCGCCTCCGCCGCGTGAAACAAGAACCTAGGGTGAAGCGTTTTGTCCGTGAGCTCTCGAACGCCTCCTAA
- a CDS encoding GTPase domain-containing protein: MVLINKAVGEMTLKVVYYGPGLCGKTTNLQCIHDNSNPDRRGKLLSIATETDRTLFFDLLPIDLGSVRGMKVRVQLYTVPGQVFYDATRRLVLRGADGVVFVADSQEAMMDANVESIKNLQENLIKNNLNPRTIPLIFQFNKRDLPSISTCEDLNNALRYRIDTPYFEAVAIEGTGVNETLKAIVGAVIKNLNKGVSCELEPGTKPAVELGPGMKKREPKPAPEAKAAKKAAKKPAKAPKPAEQAASSPAPEARGAEVEEEGEVKYEDLSEEVAEIEAEEIEELPDDVNEGDPGEANPAPRAASPVLPEEIDSSDREEYLRSLYESNKRQLALIEEALKTLRQEQAVLEKLIKS, translated from the coding sequence ATGGTACTCATTAACAAAGCCGTCGGCGAGATGACCCTCAAGGTCGTCTATTACGGACCCGGCCTTTGCGGCAAGACGACCAACCTCCAGTGCATCCACGACAATTCGAATCCCGACCGCAGGGGAAAGCTCCTCTCCATCGCCACCGAGACCGACCGCACCCTTTTCTTCGACCTTCTGCCCATCGACCTGGGGTCGGTGCGGGGAATGAAGGTGCGCGTCCAGCTCTACACCGTGCCGGGACAGGTCTTCTACGACGCCACGCGGCGCCTGGTGCTGCGCGGAGCGGACGGCGTCGTCTTCGTGGCCGACTCCCAGGAGGCCATGATGGACGCGAACGTCGAGTCCATCAAGAATCTCCAGGAAAACCTCATCAAGAACAACCTCAACCCGAGGACGATCCCTCTTATTTTCCAGTTCAACAAGCGCGATCTGCCGAGCATTTCCACGTGCGAGGATCTTAACAACGCCTTGCGCTACCGTATAGATACGCCCTACTTCGAGGCCGTGGCCATCGAGGGGACGGGCGTGAACGAGACGCTCAAGGCCATCGTGGGCGCCGTGATTAAGAACCTCAACAAGGGCGTCTCGTGCGAGCTCGAGCCCGGGACGAAGCCCGCCGTCGAGCTCGGCCCCGGCATGAAGAAGCGTGAGCCCAAGCCCGCCCCGGAAGCTAAGGCGGCCAAGAAGGCGGCCAAGAAGCCGGCCAAGGCGCCGAAGCCGGCCGAGCAGGCCGCGTCGAGCCCGGCGCCGGAAGCTCGGGGGGCCGAGGTGGAGGAAGAGGGGGAGGTGAAATACGAAGACCTGTCCGAGGAGGTTGCAGAGATCGAGGCGGAGGAGATCGAAGAGTTGCCGGATGACGTCAACGAAGGGGACCCCGGGGAGGCGAACCCGGCGCCGCGGGCGGCTTCCCCGGTTCTCCCGGAAGAGATCGACTCGTCGGACCGCGAGGAGTACCTGAGGTCGCTTTACGAGTCCAACAAGCGCCAGCTCGCGCTGATCGAGGAGGCCCTGAAAACGCTCCGGCAGGAGCAAGCCGTCCTGGAAAAGCTTATCAAGTCGTAG